In Erigeron canadensis isolate Cc75 chromosome 6, C_canadensis_v1, whole genome shotgun sequence, the following are encoded in one genomic region:
- the LOC122605040 gene encoding transcription factor RAX2-like has product MGRAPCCDKANVKKGPWSPEEDKRLKEYIQTNGTGGNWIALPQKAGLKRCGKSCRLRWLNYLRPNIKHGEFSDDEDKVICTLFASIGSRWSIMAAQLPGRTDNDIKNYWNTKLKKKMMSSLISMPHHEFRKPFHHNHHLQSFNSNSSSSTTNYSSYPPSLSSFHNNGPLSASSSPPSSYLYSTNNTSGCYHDHQNLSIPSSPTTTTTVATISDHHNHYPVLQSQDHAYNNGNLGPMESYHSVKDSSSSLVMFGGGDHQQASCSSNSDDGSCHYDQYAGSIVGQMHDHQNNMGNLHSDSCKEFGAIYDQKGKGYNNYVDSSSMDSSLEEIKQLISTNLCTSSNLIDNNHLNFFVDETKDVEKLMYY; this is encoded by the exons atgggaagAGCTCCATGTTGTGACAAGGCAAATGTGAAAAAAGGGCCATGGTCACCTGAAGAAGATAAAAGGCTTAAAGAGTACATACAAACCAATGGCACTGGTGGTAACTGGATTGCCCTTCCTCAAAAAGCAG GATTGAAGAGATGTGGAAAGAGTTGTAGGTTGAGATGGTTGAATTATTTGAGACCTAATATCAAGCATGGTGAAttttctgatgatgaagataaagTTATTTGTACTCTCTTTGCTAGCATTGGTAGCAG ATGGTCAATAATGGCAGCACAATTACCAGGAAGAACAGATAATGATATCAAGAACTACTGGAACACAAAGCtaaaaaagaagatgatgagCAGCTTAATCTCCATGCCTCATCATGAATTTAGAAAACcttttcatcataatcatcatcttcaatctTTCAATAGTAATTCTTCTAGTTCAACAACAAACTACAGTAGTTACCCACCATCACTATCAAGTTTTCACAATAATGGTCCACTATCAGCctcatcatcaccaccttcatctTATTTGTATAGTACAAATAATACTTCTGGTTGCTATCATGATCATCAAAACCTATCTATCCCATCAAGccctacaacaacaacaactgttGCTACTATTTCTGATCATCATAATCATTATCCTGTTCTACAATCACAAGATCATGCCTATAATAATGGTAATTTGGGTCCCATGGAAAGTTACCACAGTGTGAAAGACAGTAGTTCTAGCCTTGTGATGTTTGGAGGTGGTGATCATCAGCAAGCTAGTTGCAGTTCTAATTCTGATGATGGAAGTTGTCATTATGATCAGTATGCAGGTAGTATTGTTGGTCAAATGCAtgatcatcaaaacaatatggGAAATCTGCACAGTGATTCTTGCAAGGAATTTGGAGCAATTTATGATCAGAAAGGAAAAGGTTATAATAATTATGTGGATTCTTCTTCAATGGACTCTAGCCTTGAAGAGATTAAGCAGCTCATCAGTACAAATCTTTGCACTAGTAGTAACCTTATTGACAACAACCATCTCAACTTTTTTGTTGATGAAACCAAAGATGTAGAAAAGCTCATGTACtactag